The following are encoded together in the Mycolicibacterium arabiense genome:
- a CDS encoding Ms4527A family Cys-rich leader peptide has translation MECVMSAASSTTRVSLVIRRHVDFKRVCTCCCLP, from the coding sequence ATGGAGTGCGTGATGTCCGCCGCCAGCTCGACCACCCGCGTATCGCTGGTGATCCGGCGGCATGTCGACTTCAAGCGCGTCTGTACCTGTTGCTGTCTGCCTTGA
- a CDS encoding phosphoadenylyl-sulfate reductase, with protein sequence MTDLRTEHDLVELAERGAAEMAGASAEELLRWTDEHFGGDYIVASNMQDAVLVDLAAKVRPGVDVLFLDTGYHFVETIGTRDAVEAVYDVHVVNVTPEASVAEQDALHGKNLFASDPGACCRMRKVEPLGKALAGYSAWVTGIRRVEAPTRANAPLISFDKAFGLVKINPIAPWSDDDMQDYIDTHGVLVNPLVDEGYPSIGCLPCTAKPIEGADPRSGRWAGLTKTECGLHAS encoded by the coding sequence ATGACTGACTTGCGAACTGAGCACGATCTGGTCGAGCTGGCCGAGCGCGGCGCGGCGGAGATGGCAGGCGCTTCTGCCGAGGAACTGCTGCGGTGGACCGACGAGCACTTCGGCGGTGACTACATCGTGGCGTCGAACATGCAGGACGCCGTCCTGGTCGACCTCGCAGCCAAGGTCCGCCCGGGTGTCGACGTGTTGTTCCTGGACACCGGCTACCACTTCGTCGAGACCATCGGAACCCGCGACGCCGTCGAGGCCGTGTACGACGTGCACGTGGTGAACGTCACGCCGGAGGCGTCGGTGGCCGAGCAGGACGCGCTGCACGGCAAGAACCTGTTCGCCAGCGATCCCGGCGCGTGCTGCCGCATGCGCAAGGTCGAACCATTGGGCAAGGCGCTGGCCGGGTACTCCGCGTGGGTGACCGGCATCCGCCGGGTGGAGGCACCGACCCGCGCCAACGCCCCCCTGATCAGCTTCGACAAGGCGTTCGGCCTGGTGAAGATCAATCCGATCGCGCCGTGGTCGGACGACGACATGCAGGACTACATCGACACCCACGGCGTGCTGGTGAACCCGCTCGTCGACGAGGGCTACCCGTCGATCGGCTGCCTGCCGTGCACCGCGAAGCCCATCGAGGGCGCCGACCCCCGCAGCGGTCGCTGGGCCGGCCTGACCAAGACGGAATGCGGGCTGCACGCGTCGTGA
- a CDS encoding sulfate/molybdate ABC transporter ATP-binding protein: protein MTTNDTTKNAITVRGANKRYGDFVALDDIDFDVPEGSLTALLGPSGSGKSTLLRAIAGLDQPDTGAITIKGQDVTGVPPQRRGIGFVFQHYAAFKHLTVRDNVAFGLKIRKRPKAEIKDKVDNLLEIVGLAGFQTRYPNQLSGGQRQRMALARALAVDPQVLLLDEPFGALDAKVREDLRAWLRRLHDEVHVTTVLVTHDQAEALDVADRIAVLNKGRIEQVGTPNEVYDTPASAFVMSFLGAVSSLNGSLVRPHDIRVGRNPDMAIAQSDSSVSATGVIRATIDRIVMLGFEVRVELRGANDNAPFTAQITRGDAEALGLREGDTVYVRATRVPPIPGGGDLAPVDEDAAALSQA from the coding sequence ATGACGACGAACGATACGACCAAGAACGCGATCACCGTTCGCGGCGCCAACAAGCGCTACGGCGACTTCGTCGCGCTCGACGACATCGACTTCGACGTGCCCGAGGGCTCGCTGACGGCACTGCTCGGGCCCAGCGGATCCGGTAAGTCGACGCTGCTACGCGCGATCGCCGGACTCGATCAACCCGATACCGGCGCCATCACGATCAAGGGCCAGGACGTCACCGGCGTCCCGCCGCAGCGGCGCGGGATCGGCTTCGTGTTCCAGCACTACGCGGCGTTCAAGCACCTGACGGTGCGCGACAACGTCGCGTTCGGACTCAAGATCCGCAAGCGCCCCAAGGCGGAGATCAAGGACAAGGTCGACAACCTGCTCGAGATCGTCGGACTGGCAGGTTTCCAGACCAGGTACCCGAACCAGCTGTCCGGCGGTCAGCGGCAGCGCATGGCGCTCGCCCGCGCGCTCGCCGTCGACCCGCAGGTGCTGCTCCTAGACGAGCCGTTCGGCGCGCTGGACGCGAAAGTGCGCGAGGATCTGCGAGCGTGGCTGCGCCGCCTGCACGACGAGGTCCACGTCACCACGGTCCTGGTCACCCACGACCAGGCCGAGGCGCTCGACGTCGCCGACCGCATCGCCGTTCTGAACAAGGGCCGCATCGAACAGGTCGGCACGCCCAACGAGGTCTACGACACGCCAGCGAGTGCGTTCGTGATGTCGTTCCTCGGCGCGGTGTCCTCGCTCAACGGTTCACTGGTGCGCCCGCACGACATCCGGGTGGGCCGCAATCCGGACATGGCCATCGCGCAGAGCGATTCGAGCGTGAGTGCGACCGGTGTCATCCGCGCCACCATCGATCGAATCGTCATGCTGGGCTTCGAGGTTCGCGTGGAGCTGAGGGGCGCGAACGACAACGCGCCGTTCACCGCGCAGATCACCCGCGGCGACGCCGAGGCGCTCGGACTGCGGGAGGGCGACACCGTCTACGTACGCGCCACCCGCGTCCCGCCGATTCCCGGCGGGGGAGACCTCGCCCCGGTCGACGAGGACGCGGCGGCGCTGAGCCAGGCCTGA
- the cysW gene encoding sulfate ABC transporter permease subunit CysW codes for MTLSPLVRNLLRYTALAYILILVIVPVGLILWRTFEPGIGSFVASIGTPAAISALQLSLLVVAIVVPLNVIFGIPTALVLARNRFRGKSILQAIIDLPFAVSPVVVGVALILLWGSAGAMGFVENDFGLKIIFSFPGIVLASIFVTVPFVIREVEPVLHEIGTDQEEAASTLGSQWWQTFWKITLPSIRWGLTYGIVLTIARTLGEFGAVIMVSSNLPGTSQTLTLLVSDRYNRGQEYGAYAISTLLMAVAVFVLIAQVILDARRARAAK; via the coding sequence GTGACGCTGTCGCCGCTGGTCCGCAACCTCCTGCGCTACACCGCGCTTGCCTACATCTTGATCCTGGTCATCGTCCCGGTTGGCCTGATCCTCTGGCGGACGTTCGAACCCGGGATCGGCTCGTTCGTCGCGTCGATCGGGACTCCGGCTGCGATATCCGCGCTGCAGCTGTCGCTGCTCGTCGTCGCGATCGTCGTGCCGCTCAACGTGATCTTCGGCATTCCGACCGCACTGGTGCTGGCACGGAACCGCTTCCGCGGCAAGAGCATCCTGCAGGCCATCATCGACCTGCCGTTCGCCGTCTCGCCCGTGGTGGTGGGCGTCGCGCTGATCCTGCTGTGGGGGTCGGCGGGTGCGATGGGCTTCGTCGAGAACGACTTCGGGCTGAAGATCATCTTCAGCTTCCCCGGCATCGTGCTCGCCAGCATCTTCGTCACCGTGCCGTTCGTCATCCGCGAGGTCGAACCGGTTCTCCACGAGATAGGCACCGACCAGGAGGAAGCGGCCTCGACGCTCGGTTCCCAATGGTGGCAGACCTTCTGGAAGATCACCCTGCCGTCCATCAGGTGGGGATTGACCTACGGCATCGTGCTGACGATCGCGCGCACGCTTGGCGAGTTCGGCGCGGTGATCATGGTGTCGTCCAACCTCCCTGGCACGTCCCAGACACTCACCCTGCTGGTGTCCGACCGCTACAACCGGGGCCAGGAGTACGGCGCATACGCCATCTCGACCCTCCTGATGGCCGTGGCGGTGTTCGTGCTCATCGCTCAGGTGATCCTCGATGCGCGCCGAGCGCGCGCGGCGAAATAG
- a CDS encoding nitrite/sulfite reductase codes for MTTAESKPAGAKAKPAKRPRGEGQWALGYREPLNANEQAKKDDNPLNVRARIENIYAKGGFESIDKGDLRGRFRWWGLYTQRKPGYDGTWTGDDNTDMLEDEFFMLRVRSDGGALTAAALRTLGGISTEFARDTADLSDRQNVQYHWIRVEDMPEIWRRLDEVGLQTTEACGDCPRVVLGSPLAGESLDEVIDGTPAVNEIVERYISKPEYSNLPRKFKTAISGLQDVVHEVNDVAFIGVEHPEHGPGFDLWVGGGLSTNPMLGQRVGAWVPLDEVPDVWEGVVSVFRDYGYRRLRSKARLKFLIKDWGVEKFREVLENEYLKRPLIDGPAPTPVTRPIDHVGVQKLKNGLNAVGVAPIAGRVSGTILTKVADLAESVGSDRIRFTPYQKLVVLDVPDDKLDELRDGLDALGLPSRPSHWRRNLMACTGIEFCKLSFAETRKRSQTLVPELESRLEDINAQLDVPVTVNINGCPNSCARIQVADIGFKGQMVDDGDGPVEGFQVHLGGSLGLDSGFGRKLRQHKVTSDELGDYIERVVRNFVKQREDGERFATWAVRADEADLR; via the coding sequence ATGACCACAGCCGAATCCAAGCCTGCGGGCGCCAAGGCCAAGCCAGCCAAGCGTCCCCGCGGCGAGGGCCAGTGGGCGCTCGGCTATCGCGAGCCGCTCAACGCCAACGAGCAGGCCAAGAAGGACGACAACCCGCTCAACGTGCGGGCCCGCATCGAGAACATCTATGCCAAGGGCGGCTTCGAGAGCATCGACAAGGGCGACCTGCGGGGCCGCTTCCGCTGGTGGGGCCTCTACACCCAGCGCAAGCCGGGTTACGACGGCACCTGGACCGGTGACGACAACACCGACATGCTCGAAGACGAGTTCTTCATGTTGCGGGTCCGAAGCGACGGCGGTGCACTGACCGCCGCGGCGCTGCGCACCCTCGGCGGCATCTCGACCGAGTTCGCCCGCGACACCGCCGACCTGTCCGACCGGCAGAACGTGCAGTACCACTGGATCCGGGTCGAGGACATGCCGGAGATCTGGCGTCGCCTCGACGAGGTCGGCCTGCAGACCACCGAGGCGTGCGGCGACTGCCCGCGCGTGGTCTTGGGTTCGCCGTTGGCCGGCGAGTCGCTCGACGAGGTCATCGACGGCACGCCCGCGGTCAACGAGATCGTCGAGCGCTACATCAGCAAGCCGGAGTACTCCAACCTCCCGCGCAAGTTCAAGACCGCGATCTCGGGCCTGCAGGACGTGGTGCACGAGGTCAACGACGTCGCGTTCATCGGGGTCGAGCATCCCGAGCACGGCCCGGGCTTCGACCTGTGGGTCGGCGGCGGGCTGTCCACCAACCCGATGCTCGGACAGCGCGTCGGCGCCTGGGTGCCGCTCGACGAGGTGCCCGACGTCTGGGAGGGCGTCGTCAGCGTCTTCCGCGACTACGGCTACCGCCGCCTGCGGTCCAAGGCGCGGCTGAAGTTCCTGATCAAGGACTGGGGCGTAGAGAAGTTCAGGGAAGTCCTGGAGAACGAGTACCTGAAGCGTCCGCTGATCGACGGCCCGGCGCCGACCCCGGTCACGCGGCCCATCGACCACGTCGGCGTGCAGAAGCTCAAGAACGGCTTGAACGCCGTGGGCGTCGCGCCGATCGCGGGCCGGGTGTCCGGAACGATCCTGACCAAGGTCGCCGATCTCGCCGAGTCCGTCGGCAGCGACCGGATCAGGTTCACGCCGTACCAGAAGCTGGTCGTCCTGGACGTTCCGGACGACAAGCTCGACGAGCTGCGTGACGGTCTCGATGCGCTCGGCCTGCCGTCGCGGCCGTCGCACTGGCGGCGCAACCTGATGGCCTGCACGGGCATCGAGTTCTGCAAGCTGAGCTTCGCCGAGACCCGCAAGCGGTCGCAGACCCTCGTCCCGGAGCTGGAGAGCCGGCTCGAGGACATCAACGCCCAGCTCGACGTGCCGGTCACCGTCAACATCAACGGGTGCCCCAACTCGTGCGCTCGCATCCAGGTCGCCGACATCGGATTCAAGGGTCAGATGGTCGACGACGGCGACGGCCCCGTCGAGGGTTTCCAGGTTCACCTCGGTGGCAGCCTGGGCCTCGACAGCGGTTTCGGCCGCAAGTTGCGCCAGCACAAGGTGACGAGCGACGAACTCGGTGACTACATCGAGCGGGTCGTTCGCAACTTCGTGAAACAACGCGAGGACGGCGAGCGTTTCGCTACGTGGGCAGTACGAGCAGACGAAGCTGATTTGAGGTAG
- the hemW gene encoding radical SAM family heme chaperone HemW has translation MTSPAFGIYVHVPFCATRCGYCDFNTYTPGELGGANPGGWLDAVRIELRLAAAQLGGRQAVRTVFVGGGTPSLLGADGLAAVLDAIRSEFDLEPGAEITTESNPESTSPRFFADLRAAGYTRISLGMQSTAPHVLAVLDRVHSPGRAPAAAAEARAEGFDHVNLDVIYGTPGETDDDLARTIDAALGAGIDHVSAYALIVEEGTALARRVRRGEIPAPDDDVLATRYEMLDSRLSDAGFEWYEVSNWSRPGGECLHNLGYWNGGEWWGAGPGAHGYVDGVRWWNVKHPSAYADVLSRGELPVAGREEPTPSERHLEEVMLRVRLREGMPASVLADDERGHAETLCADGLLRLRGDSLVLTDRGRLLADAVVRDLLS, from the coding sequence GTGACCTCACCGGCGTTCGGCATCTACGTGCACGTGCCGTTCTGCGCCACCCGGTGCGGATACTGCGACTTCAACACCTACACCCCGGGTGAGCTGGGCGGCGCCAACCCCGGCGGGTGGCTCGACGCCGTGCGCATCGAGCTGCGGCTGGCCGCCGCGCAGCTGGGTGGCCGACAGGCAGTGCGCACGGTGTTCGTCGGCGGCGGCACGCCGTCGTTGCTGGGGGCCGACGGGCTGGCGGCGGTTCTGGACGCGATCCGGTCGGAGTTCGACCTCGAACCCGGCGCCGAGATCACCACCGAGTCCAACCCCGAATCCACGTCGCCGCGGTTCTTTGCCGACCTGCGGGCCGCCGGCTACACCCGCATCTCGCTGGGCATGCAGTCGACGGCGCCGCACGTACTCGCCGTACTCGACCGCGTGCACTCGCCCGGGCGCGCACCCGCCGCGGCCGCCGAGGCCCGCGCCGAGGGGTTCGACCACGTCAACCTCGACGTGATCTATGGCACGCCGGGGGAGACCGACGACGACCTGGCCCGCACGATCGACGCCGCGCTGGGCGCAGGCATCGACCACGTCTCGGCCTACGCGCTCATCGTCGAGGAGGGCACCGCGCTGGCACGTCGGGTGCGCCGGGGCGAGATACCTGCCCCCGACGACGACGTGCTCGCCACGCGCTACGAGATGCTCGACTCCCGCCTGTCCGACGCCGGTTTCGAGTGGTACGAGGTGTCGAACTGGAGCCGCCCGGGCGGGGAGTGTCTGCACAACCTGGGCTACTGGAACGGCGGGGAGTGGTGGGGCGCCGGGCCCGGCGCTCATGGCTACGTCGACGGCGTCCGTTGGTGGAACGTCAAGCATCCCAGTGCCTATGCCGACGTCCTGTCCCGAGGTGAACTGCCCGTCGCGGGCCGGGAGGAACCGACGCCGTCGGAGCGGCACCTCGAGGAGGTGATGCTGCGGGTCCGGTTGCGCGAGGGGATGCCCGCCTCGGTACTCGCCGACGACGAGCGCGGGCACGCCGAAACGCTGTGCGCCGACGGGCTTCTTCGGCTACGCGGCGATTCGCTGGTGCTCACCGACAGGGGCAGGTTGCTCGCCGACGCCGTGGTGCGCGACCTGCTGTCCTAG
- a CDS encoding sirohydrochlorin chelatase — protein sequence MRAARVVTVEPLRRPGPPGLVLAAHGSADPRSPAVTRALAGRIRRLRPWLDVRVAFLEQCGPDVASVLADVARRDEHVVVVPLLLASAYHARVDLPAVVAASGASVRQAAVLGEDPALIALLGQRLAEAGVPAEQTGVGVIVVAVGSSNDAANARTATVGTALAAGSKWAGVEVAFATGAHPNVIEAAERLRDRGAERCVIAPWFLANGRITDRVARTAAALSIPMTEPLGSHNLVAAALLDRYDEALAVAAAA from the coding sequence ATGCGGGCTGCACGCGTCGTGACCGTCGAGCCGCTCCGCCGACCCGGTCCGCCCGGGCTCGTCCTGGCGGCACACGGCAGCGCCGATCCTCGATCCCCCGCGGTGACCCGTGCCTTGGCGGGGCGCATCCGCCGGTTGCGGCCGTGGCTCGACGTCCGCGTCGCCTTCCTCGAACAGTGCGGGCCCGACGTGGCGTCCGTGCTCGCCGACGTCGCGCGCCGCGACGAGCACGTGGTCGTGGTGCCGCTGCTGCTGGCGAGCGCCTACCACGCCCGCGTCGACCTGCCCGCGGTGGTGGCGGCGTCCGGTGCATCGGTCCGGCAGGCTGCCGTCCTCGGCGAGGACCCGGCGCTGATAGCCCTACTCGGGCAGCGCCTCGCCGAAGCCGGTGTGCCCGCAGAGCAGACCGGGGTGGGCGTCATCGTGGTGGCCGTCGGATCGTCGAACGACGCTGCCAACGCGCGCACCGCGACCGTCGGAACCGCGTTGGCGGCAGGGTCGAAGTGGGCCGGCGTCGAGGTGGCCTTCGCGACCGGTGCGCATCCGAACGTCATCGAGGCGGCAGAACGCCTGCGCGACCGCGGCGCCGAGCGCTGCGTGATCGCACCGTGGTTCCTGGCGAACGGCAGGATCACCGACCGGGTGGCCAGAACCGCTGCGGCGCTGTCGATTCCGATGACCGAGCCGCTCGGTTCGCACAACCTCGTCGCCGCTGCCCTGTTGGACAGGTACGACGAGGCCCTTGCCGTCGCTGCGGCCGCCTGA